Proteins encoded within one genomic window of Clupea harengus chromosome 10, Ch_v2.0.2, whole genome shotgun sequence:
- the nppc gene encoding C-type natriuretic peptide, which produces MNVSHLFACGLLMTLLSVSIEAKPLTPAQQKSLRSLLGEELSDFLESGERERRLENIRTRVRLLRDLRLDTRAKGMWARMMSDQPAVRKHKQGNKKGGSTSKSGCFGHKMDRIGTVSGMGC; this is translated from the exons ATGAACGTCTCGCATCTTTTTGCTTGTGGACTATTGATGACTCTGCTTTCAGTCAGCATAGAGGCCAAACCTTTAACACCGGCACAACAGAAG TCTCTTCGATCCTTGCTGGGAGAAGAGCTGTCGGACTTCCTTGAGTCTGGCGAGAGGGAGCGCAGATTGGAGAACATACGCACCAGAGTCCGTCTACTGCGGGACCTCCGTCTGGACACCCGCGCCAAAGGCATGTGGGCGCGCATGATGAGCGATCAGCCCGCCGTACGAAAGCACAAACAAGGAAACAAGAAGGGAGGATCCACATCAAAAAGCGGTTGCTTTGGACACAAGATGGACAGAATAGGAACCGTGAGTGGCATGGGCTGTTAG